The following proteins are encoded in a genomic region of Bufo bufo chromosome 11, aBufBuf1.1, whole genome shotgun sequence:
- the FAM181A gene encoding protein FAM181A, which translates to MASDNEVKTLLNFVNLASCDIKAALDKSAPCRRSVDHRKYLQKQLKRFSQKYSRLPRCHSSSRTVDLRKGLVERLSSTNHSKGLNDKVVGALEAEECVMGDVSSQENSMDAGRHDQVPMRKRQLPASFWEEPRSSTNLLDMPCPSRLDIIYKERTETSLPVYESKKVKNVLIPNKSPVLCTHPSGDKEKVPPITSFTERVNACNCCPLQYHGQQVLYQHSHGVHLHPNPFTTLAVWSKNTTAPTVEIQHLCKDSGQRLYRHVVLKPIPTKPAMPPSIFNVFGYI; encoded by the coding sequence ATGGCATCAGACAATGAAGTCAAGACGCTCTTGAATTTTGTCAACTTGGCATCATGTGACATCAAGGCAGCTCTGGACAAGTCGGCTCCATGCAGGAGATCCGTGGATCACCGGAAATATCTGCAGAAGCAGCTGAAAAGGTTTTCCCAGAAGTATTCCAGATTACCCAGATGCCACTCCTCCAGCAGAACcgtggacctgaggaaggggctgGTGGAGAGACTGAGCTCCACCAATCATAGTAAAGGACTGAATGACAAGGTGGTGGGTGCACTGGAGGCAGAGGAGTGCGTTATGGGGGACGTGAGCTCTCAAGAGAACAGTATGGATGCTGGAAGGCATGATCAAGTGCCCATGCGGAAAAGACAGCTGCCAGCATCATTTTGGGAAGAACCCAGATCTTCCACTAACCTCCTGGACATGCCCTGCCCTTCCAGACTAGACATCATATACAAAGAGAGAACCGAGACCTCCCTTCCCGTTTATGAaagtaaaaaggtaaaaaatgtaCTAATCCCAAACAAATCCCCTGTCCTCTGTACCCACCCCTCAGGAGATAAGGAGAAGGTGCCACCTATAACCTCCTTCACTGAACGGGTCAATGCCTGCAATTGCTGCCCTcttcagtaccatggacagcaggTCTTGTACCAGCACAGCCATGGGGTCCACCTACACCCCAACCCATTTACCACCCTAGCAGTATGGAGTAAAAATACAACAGCGCCCACGGTGGAAATTCAGCACTTGTGTAAAGATTCAGGGCAGAGACTATATAGACATGTTGTTCTCAAGCCTATACCAACCAAGCCCGCTATGCCACCTtctatttttaatgtttttggaTATATTTGA